In Rhodobacter sp. 24-YEA-8, the following are encoded in one genomic region:
- a CDS encoding aminotransferase class IV has protein sequence MESALRQCGGEPGLTLIETVLWTGATAPRWPLHLARLQRSALALGWARPEPAAPAGPATAARLRLTLDAAGRLLWETHPLPAAKPYWSVSVADLRLASDDPWLSVKSSRRAIHDAARAALPAGIDEALFLNERGEVSEGTITTVFFDRGAGLRTPPLSSGLLPGVLRSELACPEEILRPEDLGVVRLWVGNALRGLIPAEYRARA, from the coding sequence ATGGAAAGCGCGCTTCGTCAATGCGGCGGTGAGCCGGGACTGACGCTGATCGAGACGGTGCTCTGGACCGGGGCCACCGCGCCGCGCTGGCCGCTGCATCTGGCGCGGCTGCAGCGCAGCGCGCTGGCGCTTGGCTGGGCGCGGCCGGAACCTGCGGCGCCTGCGGGCCCGGCAACCGCCGCCCGCCTGCGGCTGACCCTGGATGCAGCCGGGCGGCTGCTCTGGGAAACCCATCCCCTCCCCGCTGCGAAACCGTATTGGAGCGTCAGCGTCGCTGACCTGCGGCTGGCTTCGGATGACCCCTGGCTTTCGGTGAAATCCTCGCGCCGCGCGATCCATGATGCGGCCCGGGCGGCATTGCCCGCCGGGATCGACGAGGCGCTGTTTCTGAACGAGCGCGGCGAGGTCAGCGAGGGCACGATCACCACGGTATTTTTCGACCGTGGCGCCGGGCTGCGCACACCACCGCTGAGCTCTGGCCTGCTGCCGGGTGTCCTGCGCAGCGAGCTGGCCTGCCCCGAAGAGATCCTGCGACCCGAAGACCTGGGAGTCGTGCGGCTTTGGGTCGGCAATGCGCTGCGGGGGCTGATTCCGGCCGAGTACCGCGCCAGGGCGTGA
- a CDS encoding aminodeoxychorismate synthase component I, producing MQSSRRQIFFEHGPGERPALFDDALSVKIARNPDEVEAVLREAEEARRAGAWIAGYISYEAGYAFEDRLLPLMPGDRRLPLVHLASFAGPCDPAPILARMAEEAGATRISAPEPVISREDYNRAIARVLELIAAGDIYQANLTFPLVSRLLSGTPEGLYGRLRRSGPVGHGAFVDLAGEPALVSRSPELFFRLNADGRITTRPMKGTRPRDADPARDADLAQELRSSPKDRAENLMIVDLLRNDISRISQIGSVKVPELYTVEHYATVHQMVSEVQGQLAQPASLPDLIRALFPCGSVTGAPKIRAMEVIREVEPFARDAYCGAIGWMAPDGSADFSVAIRTLTVDDSEIRMNVGGGVVHGSTEAGEWEEALWKARFVNAAVSRD from the coding sequence ATGCAAAGCAGCAGACGTCAGATTTTTTTCGAACACGGCCCGGGCGAGCGCCCGGCGCTGTTTGATGATGCGTTGTCGGTGAAAATCGCGCGCAACCCCGATGAAGTTGAGGCGGTTTTGCGCGAGGCCGAAGAGGCGCGCCGGGCCGGGGCCTGGATTGCGGGCTATATCTCGTATGAGGCGGGATATGCGTTCGAGGATCGGCTCCTGCCACTGATGCCCGGGGATCGCCGCCTGCCGCTGGTGCATCTCGCGTCCTTTGCCGGCCCCTGTGACCCCGCACCGATTCTGGCGAGGATGGCGGAGGAAGCCGGGGCGACCCGTATTTCCGCGCCCGAGCCGGTGATCTCGCGCGAAGACTACAACCGTGCGATTGCCCGGGTGCTGGAGCTGATCGCGGCCGGCGATATCTACCAGGCCAATCTGACCTTTCCGTTGGTCTCGCGCCTGCTTTCGGGCACGCCCGAGGGGCTTTACGGCCGTTTGCGGCGCTCTGGCCCGGTCGGGCATGGCGCCTTTGTCGATCTGGCGGGCGAGCCGGCGCTGGTCTCGCGCAGCCCCGAACTGTTCTTCCGCCTTAATGCCGATGGCCGGATCACCACCCGCCCGATGAAAGGCACCCGCCCCCGCGACGCCGACCCCGCCCGCGACGCGGACCTTGCACAGGAGCTGCGCTCCAGCCCCAAGGACCGGGCCGAGAATCTGATGATCGTCGACCTGCTGAGGAATGATATCAGCCGGATCTCGCAGATCGGCAGCGTGAAAGTGCCCGAACTTTACACCGTCGAACATTACGCGACCGTGCATCAGATGGTGTCCGAGGTGCAGGGCCAGCTTGCGCAGCCTGCCAGCCTGCCTGACCTGATCCGCGCCTTGTTCCCCTGCGGGTCGGTCACCGGCGCGCCGAAGATCCGCGCGATGGAGGTCATCCGCGAGGTCGAGCCCTTCGCGCGCGATGCCTATTGTGGCGCGATTGGCTGGATGGCCCCCGATGGAAGCGCAGATTTCTCGGTCGCGATCCGCACGCTGACCGTGGATGACAGTGAAATCAGGATGAATGTCGGCGGCGGCGTGGTGCATGGCTCGACTGAGGCCGGCGAATGGGAGGAGGCGCTATGGAAAGCGCGCTTCGTCAATGCGGCGGTGAGCCGGGACTGA